In Plasmodium gaboni strain SY75 chromosome 8, whole genome shotgun sequence, the sequence atatattctGATACAGATAGTTTATGTTTAAgtttttcaaatatatgGGAAGAAAGTTTTGATAAATATCatgattatatatcatttggaagaataaatatttcaacagataagaaattaataaaacaaaaagtACCTTTTAatgttaaaatatatccaacaatttttattttatcacCTGATGGTACATATCAATTATattctaatatatttaatgcTACATCTAAAGATTTTCAGAATTTTATAACTAGTAATTATcctaataatatatatgatttaaaaatgttaaatgattctttatataaaatgtcTGCATccaatataaaaaaatcaGGTTATATTGATAAGAACCATcatgttatattattaacaaATAAGAAGAAATTAAGTTTACAAGCTAAACAAATCActtataaatttaataatatatataaaacatattctataaaatataatgaaattgataatatatcaaatgAGTCTATTAAAAAATCTATAATTGATTCATTGAAAGTATTaagtattaaaaaagatgaatatataaaagaaaatcaaaatattgattattttattttagTAAACAATAATCAAGTAAAAACTATACGAAGAATATCTCCAACGAATATTAAGAATGTATATAATGATgcattaaaaaaaaatattgttgAAATTAATTCTGTAAATGTTGATTCTGTTTGTTCATCTATAGGTTCAAGAAAAACCTATTGTTATGTTATATTTGTAGATAATAttgatgatgaaaaaaatgtgaATTATATGAGAAAAACatatcaaaatattaatagCTCATATGACAAATTTGTATCCAACAAAAATAGTTCAGAAGAAACAGAAGAAcaattatttatacaaccagtatatatattaaaaaaaaatctaacaaaaaaatttaacaaatttataaatgataaatcaattaataaatatgatacATTTTTACTTGATTATTCATCTAATACATTTTCAACAATtaatgaaattaaaaatttaagTAATTATTCacaaaataaagaagatTTATCATTcttacataatatatacaaagATATTGAAATCCTAAACTTTCAAAAAATACCAAAATATTGTTTACCTTTTAATATCAAttgtttatttaatattaaaacTACTATAccatataaattttataatattattaatagaACATCTAAGTtacaaattattttctcTCTAATTGTTGCTTTTATGTTATTCCCAACATTTAAGGAATATGGATTCTTCAAATATGTTCTCTTTGCTTTATCCGTCAGCTTTTCAGTAATTGTCTTAAATATAAAGGATTTCATACTTCTCCTAGCTAGTTAATTTGGATATACCAATAGGATTAcaatatgatatattatatatatcaatatatatatatatatatatatatatatatgttttatttttttctttttttctcctattttcatatatgaacgtataatttttcaaattGGAAAGagacatatatattatatgtaaaatatcAAGATAATATcacataaataaaatgaacAGAAATGTTCCgaaaattttattacaGAGTCATGAGAATAAATAGTGATACACCTTAACAtttaatgaaatatatatatatatatatatatattctttatcttttttatttatatattttttttttttattttattccattttgtttatcctatattttttttttttttttctacatttcgaattatgaataatatatttttaatattttttttgaattaaCATTTTCGAAATAATTGTTTTAAATTTACTTTTACccccaaaaaaaaataaaaaaaataaaaaaaataaaaaaaaaggaaagaaatatatacattgtattatattatattatatattttgtttctttgaatatataatttaaaattttttagttttataaaatgataatgtATCAAAAGGGTTGTTTGAATATATCATTTGgatattaaaaagataatatgatatatatatatatatatatatatatatatatatatatatatatatatatatatatatgtttatatatttgtttttaatgGCTCTTACTATGTCCTATAAATTGtctatattttatatttatgtgtattttttttttttttttttatactttATACTTATGATGCTCATAATGAGTTAATTAAAATGAGATTGGGCAtttaaaaaggaaaaagaATCTATTAgtacatacatacatatatttatatatatagaaatatacTACATTCcaattataatatttaacAAATGTAATAATGATACTTATAAGCCTTGTTACATATTATAACgtgataaatatattcttcaatatttatgtgttaaatataaaaaggaattattatttacatggataatatatatattatatatatatttaattaatatattatatttatttatatctttcaaaaaaaaaaaaaaaaataagagatatattaattttcatattttaccataatgtgaataaatatatatatatatatataataactaatattaatatatatacatatatatattaaaaaaaaaataatactaAATAAAATCATGCTTCctatatgtatacataaaaagtatattataatatttaggtgagaaaaaaaatattatatttaataagaAACATATCtatttaaatgaaatttaaatttattaatataattattcattatagtatataataatttttttttttttttttcatacttcatatatatatatatatatatatatatatatatatatatgtatgtatgtatttatttatttatttatttatttttaatttacatatttttcctttttttcGTGATGATCAAATTTTATTCTGAAATGAggtaatattattatatatacaccttataattttatcttgcgaatttaaaaaataaaggaaaTATTTCGTTAGATAATTTTCCTTACCTAACCcatgtaaataaataaatatatatatatatatatatattatatgtatgattaaataaaatagtaaacgtattaatatacatatatatataagatgGACAGAGATATAGCTAAATACGATTTAGAATCAAGTTCAAGTGTTGATGTGAAAAAAAAGGGAAATAATAACAAGAGTGTTTTTGAAAAGATAAAACCATTCGCTGTAGGAGGAGCGAGTGGTATGTTTGCAACATTTTGTATCCAGCCATTAGATATGGTAAAAGTAAGAATTCAATTAAATGCTGAAGGAAAAAATACAGTTAAGAATCCATTTGTAGTTGctaagaatataataaagaatgAAGGATTTTTGTCATTATATAAAGGATTAGATGCTGGATTAACTCGTCaagttatatatacaacAGGTCGATTAGGATTATTTCGTACTTTTTCAGATATGGTAAAAAAAGAAGGTGAACCTTTAcctttttataaaaaatgtttttgTGCTCTAGCTGCTGGTGGATTAGGAGCTTTTATTGGAAATCCTGCAGATTTATCTTTAATTAGATTACAAGCTGATAATACATTACcaaaagaattaaaaagaaattatacTGGTGTGTTTAATGCATTATATAGAATTTCAAAAGAAGAAGGATTATTTGCTCTATGGAAAGGTTCAGTCCCAACTATAGCTAGAGCTATGTCATTAAATTTAGGAATGCTTTCTACATATGATCAATCTAAAGAatttttacaaaaatatCTTGGTGTTGGTATGAAAACTAATCTCGTTGCTAGTGTTATTAGTGGCTTTTTTGCGGTCACTTTAAGTTTACCTTTTGATTTTGTTAAAACGTGCATGCAAAAAATGAAAGCAGATCCTGTTACTAAAAAAATGccttataaaaatatgttagATTGTTCTAttcaattatataaaaaaggagGTATCTCTATTTTCTATTCAAGTTATGCTACTTATTATGTTCGTATCGCACCACATGCTATGATTACACTTATAACTGTTGATTATCTAAAtaatcttttaaaaaaatattcttaaaTTGATTACACAACCACAAATAattgatattatttataaataaaaagattaaaatgtttacttacatattattaattaatacACACAAccatttattttttcaaaagagcaaataaataaatatatatatatatatatatatatatatattattatagttttattattaaattaattttataatatcatatgacatatttttatttttgtatattttgttttatattctAAAAATCTAATgttgtaattttttttaaaagtatattatttgtatttatcTAGTGCTcaaataattaaattattaaagaaatattcactattatttattattttactttcaaatatttacaaattatatatcaaaatataatagaaaacaataaaatatcttttttataaatgttttttaGTTATTAATGTtttagtttttttttttttttttttcaagACAAACTTATATctcttatatattttttatattttattttttattttttgaaaaatgaaaaaagtaataattataaaaaaaaaaaaaaaaatgtagaaataaaatgagtgtaatgataatatattgtaatatattacgattgatgaaaaaaaaataaatcacATAAATTATcttaattatatgataatttgtttatatatgaaatgtatccaattttttttttttttttttttttctccttTTTTGGGGTTCAAAAGACATAAATGTTGAACATCACCTTACAATGCTCCACTAACTGAATTATCATATGTTTCATCACTATTTTTTGAGGTTAAGGATAATAAATCCTTATGATTTATATGTTCATGATATGTCTTCTTTAATGGTTGCtctttcatatttttcGTTAGCGATAAAATATTCTGAAATAATTCATCCTTTTTCGATTTCAATTTATTTCTTACGGAATGATTATTAATATGAGGGTTATCTTTTTTAGAAGGTATATTTAggtttttattattattccgtgcattttcttttttgattatatttttgtcTTTTTCATCTTCACTATTACTACTTAAACTGTTGTTAGATGTTAATATGTTAAATGGATTTTTTGAAACCATTTTTACGTCTGCCTTTTTGAAAATTTTggatttattattaatataaacTTTTGTCTTAGATCTACtaagaattttttttctattaatattattattattactattactattaatgttatttttatttttattttttttattattatcttgGATGTGTACACTCTTCTGTGCTTTTAGaagtttttttttgtttatgAATATTACTGGGTTGGGTGGTTTCGTCAAATGCAACCTTGGCATAgttttcctttttttcAATACTGTTgtgttttgttttttaaatttCGATTCCACCATtgtatttaatttttttagGGTATTTCTTTTCTTGAGACTCATATTATTGCTATTTTTAGTTGGAAAATTAATGGTACCtattcttttcattttcattgTTTTTGCTCTAGCTATTATTTGTTTTGCTATTTTTGATTGATCATCTTTACTTTTTTTGAAAATGATAGGCTCTTTTTCTATAGAGacctttttattttttttggggttgaatgatttttttttcaataaatTTGATTCATACATATCTTGTTCATTTGATTTAGGTAATTCCAAActgtttttataatatactcttttaatttttgcATCCTCATgatttttttccttttcattttttccattttttcCATTTCCTGATTTACAGTACCTATGGTAATGTTCTACTTCcatttctttcttttttccATGTCCTTTCCTATGATGAGAATTTTCTTTGGatgtatttttttcttttatattatctgTTGATATACtattttgatttttataaatttcCATAACATTGTATTTGctgaatatattttcattttcgCATATTTTTACTTGCTTTAGGTTCTGTtgtgtattttttaatatatgatcatttttaagaacattttctttttttattatgttttcacgttttattttattttcatgattcattttatatttttcatcattttttgcttttttgtattttatttttccaTGAGTCAGATCATTGATAAGcataattaataaatcCTTTTTTCCTTTCTTATCCGTATTGATTATAGTGTTATCGATAAAgttcatttttttgttattatccttttgtatattattattcttattattgttatatttgCTTATTATATTGTCAATTTCATGTTTTTCTTCCGAATTAAGTGAACTTGAAGATTCTCCAACATCCTtatgttcatattttttatcattttctcttttatatttattagatatatttaCTTCATCATTAATATGGAGATCCTTTAAAtctaaattttttttttttaatttttcttgagaattaaaattttctttttcattatagctataataatacatggatgaatcatcattatcatGTGTATCTATATACTGCATAGGAAAATTATCTAAATTTTCATAACGTGGCTTGCTAAgttcttttattatattgtaaCTATTTCTGGATGAATTGGAGtaatcatatattatattttcctttCCCATAGGAATTGAGTATGTATCTTCATATGACTCCCGTTTTGATTTATCCTTAATGTTTTCTATGTCATATATGATCTTACTAATATCATCACCATTGtcattctttttttctatattaatatatggTTGCTCATTGGAATTATTATACTCGGATTTTAATCTTGAAACAAAAAAGTTGCTCTCGTAACTAGGTGTATCTCTCTTTAAGTTCTTATTCTTTTTCTTATTGTACTTAATTGTGTgctgttttttttttcctttacATTTTGAACACTTTTCATATTCTATATCTCGAGGAATACCATAAGGATAGGATACTAAAGGATTACATTGTCTATTTAATTTGGTGTGAGAAAGAATATGTGGAGAAAATAAGCTTTTTGTATGTGGTTTATTCATTTCAAAAGGTTCATAcatttttttgatatatgGACCTTTTAATTCCTTCTTAAAATAAggattatatataaattgCTTAGCtcttatattatttgcGAAAGCATAATCTTCTTGTGGTCTATAAAATGCGTGGATATTTATATCTCTGTAACCTGGTATATAACTTGTTTCGTTCATTTTAAATTCAAGTGGGTAAATTGATGTTTTTTCTTCTGTTGAACAgttaaattaattataaactagaaaaaaatataggATGAATATATCTGTAAATATTCTCAATtgatacaaataaaaaatatatgcatatCAATAGTTGTTATATGTATGaataaacataaatttgatatattaataagaaataaaaatatattatttatctTATAATTATCAATGGATTAGTTTAAAGACGAAATATTATTggaagaagaaaaaagtatatttcgtgaaattatttgaaaaatataaaatattattataataaacCTTATAACGTTTAACGCActaaattatatatatatatatatatatatatatatgtatgcATAATAGAAATGAAAACAAAATGGGTGTTTATGAATAATGctatcatataaatttttcttttttttttgtccaactgtttaattttattttaaaaaagaaaatttttttttttttcgtaACATTTTAATGTGTGCATAGTTAGCCAAAAgaataattaaaaaaataatagttGGTAAGTGAACAGAATTTTCCCTGAatgtacatattttttctcCTTTTACGACaccttttttatatatgtagaatagcttgaatatttatagatCTTTCCTctattatgaatattatatttcatatgtgtttttttttttttttttttatgaatcgttcataattttttttttctttgttcagaattttattcattatatatatatatatatatatatatatatatgttttttttttttttttttttttttttttttttttttttttttttttttttttttttttttctttgtttcatgtaattttttatataacatatttttatggctttttatcatataaaataataaagaatatatgCTATTCATACAAAATATTGATTAAGATATTCCAATTTGTagttatatttataagagtatttatatatatagttttCGTTAAGTTATTTAATATTGTTTTATCCtaatcattatttatttatttatttatttatttattttattgaaTCGTTAAAAAAGAAGGAGTATGAATTTGTTGAATTATAcacataattatatatgtattataaaatataaacatttttatcaaaacCTCTTGAATATTcaattttttaaacattttAAATGTATAGAAAAAATTGGATTATTAAAAAGGTTTTATAGTACAAAATTTATTTCAaaagaatatgaaaaatatgataggtataataatgataaaaaatgtattatattaaagaaTGCTCAGAGTGTATCCAAagatattaaaattattgaGAACGAAAAAGAATGCGAAGAAGCAGCTgaagaaattaataaaagtGAAATCATTGCAGTTGATTTTGAGGGAACGAATTTGGGTAGATATGGAAAAGTATGTTTAATGCAGGtttatatagaaaaaaaaaatatttatgaacAGAGTGATAATATAGTccaaaaatattatatatttgatttACTTAAAACGTCAGTAATAAAAAGTGcacaaaaaataattgaaaataaaaaaacgTTGAAATTAATACATGATTGCAGAGAAGATAGTTCTGCTTTGTATAATCAGTTAGGAATAAAACTTGAAAATGTTTATGACACATCGAGAGCTCATATACTCTTAATGGAAAAACAAAAGAAGAATGATATATATCAAGTTAGTTTTTCTCAACTTATAAATGATTATTTAGGTATTAATGATGATTCATTAAGtgttattaaaaaagagatgtataagaatgaaaaaatttGGGAAACAAGACCTTTAAGTAATATAAGTATAATATATgctttaaaaaatgtaaaatatttatacaaGTTATACAACATATTTGATAAATTACTTCCAAAAAAACTGGTTTTGGAAAAATCCAAAGATTTTGTGAATTATTGTTACCTtaattatgaatataaacTACCAAGTGATTTAGCTAAAAGGGGGAATATAGTGGAAGCTATGTTAGTGAGTAAATCTTTATTAAACTGTGTTTTTAAATTGAATAGTACCAGAAAAGGAATGGCTTGTACCCCATCAACTATTGCTCATTTTGTTGATGTTAAGATTGGAGATGTTGTTTTGTGTGTAGTAAGTAATAAATCGATAAATCAGAAAatcttatatttatgtaagCATGATGATGTGTATGATTATTGGAATTTAAAGGAAAGACCCAGGGACAAATTCAAGCCATCAATACATGAACATGCGACTGATCCTATGATTACATTTTGTAATGAGGAGCATTCATCTTAACTATGATATTCAAGAAGTGAACATTTAcattaaatataagaaatttatgaatatgtatttgttaataatatgtaatatttataataaaatatataaattattatatatttattttatttattttgtattataacttttttttgtaatttttacttaatatattttatcattattatttatttatttatgattatttattttattattttattttatttttttttgttattttaagattttaatatatcaatactataaataatttaatattacaaatatgtgtataattatgtaaaatataagaatatattttttaatatacatatattattatatatatatatatataaatgtgtaataattttatgcgattaaaaaagatgcaataatttataaattatacattaatataattcttgatatataatgattaaactgtctttttttttatatttttgtaataatattttatagttaagtaataaaaaattaatatattattatagataaaaatatttataatattatatatatatatatatatatatatatatatcatatcttgatgttataatattgtaataaaagttaattttatatatatatattatttaatgtgtatattttatcGATTCTTTTTGCATAGGATCTTAATAAAACAAGgttaaataatttaaataaataaatatatatatatatatatatttatttttgttattatactcaatttacatatatttataaggcttatacttttataaaatttttgtgttaagaaaaaaaaaaaatgtgatatgaataaaataagcacataaagttatatatatcaatgTGCTTAAAAACGttcatatgaatattattttttgaataaataattttttacCTATATGTATaagatatttttatactatataaaagaaggattagaataaaaaaaggcgttatataaataaataaatatatatatatatatatatatatatatatatatatatatatatatatatataaatacatttatatatataatatattatattcatttaaaaattataaatatataatatatatatatataatatatatatttatatgttaattAGAAAAATAGATAAATGCTTAgcatatattttatatatataaataaatagattcacataaaaaaatatatatatatatatatatatatatatatatatatattgatttAGAGAATAcacaaaattattaatttattattattttgtttaatattttttaatctTATTCATTAAATCAAGATTAGAAGgaattttattattaatactatgatcatataaataattagaatctgtttaataaaatgaGTTCAGCAAAATCGTATAAATGggtaatatatttttttttctttttaaaaattatgtgttaatatatgttatatatatatatatatatatatatatatatatatatatatgttctGTAAATATCAGAAGTGcttatataatattatataaaattgtatatatctatataaatTCATCTTAAcgaaatatatatatatatatatatatttatgttcttaatttttcttccatttgatttaattttttttttttttttctttcttaGTATTTGGAAAACGGTTGTGAAATTGTGCCACTGAAAAGAGCTTGCAATAGAGATTATGATTATTCACTTACTGTGCTAGATATTCAAGCTGATTTTTCTGAATTTTTAGTTGAAgagaataatattataagtaATGACAAAATAGTGAAGGCAGACGAAAGcatatttaatatacaGAAGAAACAATTTCTTCATAAGGATATGAATATTTTGGAAAGagaaaaatatgtatatgaaATCGATCATTTATGGGCTTATATAGAATGGCATTATAACTTTGAAGATGAAATAAGATTACAAAGAAATTTAGTAAgtaacataaataaattaaaaaaggTACCTAAGTTATATGTTTCAGCACATATAATTGAAGGTGTTATTAATGAGATGTCTAAAAATGAgaatatttgtatattaaaatatacGACGTTTTCAAgtttttatgaaaaatataaaaatgaattagataatataaaaatgaaaaataagaacagtatatataatgtgtgtaattatatatatgaagtTTGTGATATTGCAGATAAATCTCTTCTTTTTGCGACTAGTCCTGTAATTAATACTACTATGAAAAATGTATTAAGTATAACAAAAAGTGGGAAGAAGAGGGAAGATTTTAATGAAGAAGcagaaaaagaaattattacTGAAGATGAAATATGGcaaatttatatatctaaaagaataaaatgtattaatGATCAATGGTTATTAATTTGTATTAATCAggaattaaaaaaaataataaaagagTCAGgtgatttatattttaaaatgtttaatagatatataaaggaatataatgattttttaaaaagtcatgaatataatacaacagacaaaaataatgacatgaataatatggatattaaaaataataatgtttcaaaaaatgataataataataatattaatattaatagaaagagtaatatatttttaaaaggaacacaaaaaaatatattcgaagtaaatcatataaatcATTATCTGAACAATGAAAAgttaaagaaatataaagtaaatttaattttttcagaaaataaagatattaatattattttatataaattatgtGTAAATTTAGGTAAATTTAATGATGCAGTTTTATGTACCAAAAATAAAacttataatattttaatgaaTGATATTGATGGAACATTAGCTATATGTCTTCaatcatttatatcaaaatattatagaaACAATTCTATGGATAATTCTGATAATATGGCTAGTAACAGTACAGCTAGTTGTAGTGTTAGCGATAATTATAATGCAATAAACACAACTAATTTTTctgatgatataaatgaattgATAAAGAATCTTTCTATTATGGGGTTGTGTAAAGAGAAAATAGTTTTAACAGAAAAGGCAACAATATTTAATAACattgaattattatattcatattatctTATAGTTCAAAATGAAGCTTTagataatgatgatgaagaaaataaatcaaatatattaaataatttagaaaagaatgaaaagaattataataataatgatgatggGATTATATACTTTAGTAAAAAAGCCCTTTTTGAAAATTTACAATTTTCAAATGAAGAAATTAGTAGttatttattacatttacaaaaatataGTACGAAtaatttgatatatataaaaaataaaggatTTAGATATATCAAAAGTGAAA encodes:
- a CDS encoding putative DnaJ protein; this encodes MGRKNSSDSYENSDVNGAVSKRKSKGKDDINDIMNELNKKKMNENKNMKDKKDVNFSGKMVGGMYKNKLRFILDNIIIISIILSFVVLISFKYLEEKYSIESYFEEGDSFDYYEVLKCKRGDSIQKIKKNYRDLSKQYHPDSNKNCKDCDKKFQEITKAYKTLSDSRLKKAYDNSKGKVLKLIESNSINLNMKNYVDLVENSNDYWIIQIYSDTDSLCLSFSNIWEESFDKYHDYISFGRINISTDKKLIKQKVPFNVKIYPTIFILSPDGTYQLYSNIFNATSKDFQNFITSNYPNNIYDLKMLNDSLYKMSASNIKKSGYIDKNHHVILLTNKKKLSLQAKQITYKFNNIYKTYSIKYNEIDNISNESIKKSIIDSLKVLSIKKDEYIKENQNIDYFILVNNNQVKTIRRISPTNIKNVYNDALKKNIVEINSVNVDSVCSSIGSRKTYCYVIFVDNIDDEKNVNYMRKTYQNINSSYDKFVSNKNSSEETEEQLFIQPVYILKKNLTKKFNKFINDKSINKYDTFLLDYSSNTFSTINEIKNLSNYSQNKEDLSFLHNIYKDIEILNFQKIPKYCLPFNINCLFNIKTTIPYKFYNIINRTSKLQIIFSLIVAFMLFPTFKEYGFFKYVLFALSVSFSVIVLNIKDFILLLAS
- a CDS encoding dicarboxylate/tricarboxylate carrier, whose protein sequence is MDRDIAKYDLESSSSVDVKKKGNNNKSVFEKIKPFAVGGASGMFATFCIQPLDMVKVRIQLNAEGKNTVKNPFVVAKNIIKNEGFLSLYKGLDAGLTRQVIYTTGRLGLFRTFSDMVKKEGEPLPFYKKCFCALAAGGLGAFIGNPADLSLIRLQADNTLPKELKRNYTGVFNALYRISKEEGLFALWKGSVPTIARAMSLNLGMLSTYDQSKEFLQKYLGVGMKTNLVASVISGFFAVTLSLPFDFVKTCMQKMKADPVTKKMPYKNMLDCSIQLYKKGGISIFYSSYATYYVRIAPHAMITLITVDYLNNLLKKYS
- a CDS encoding hypothetical protein (conserved Plasmodium protein, unknown function), whose translation is MNETSYIPGYRDINIHAFYRPQEDYAFANNIRAKQFIYNPYFKKELKGPYIKKMYEPFEMNKPHTKSLFSPHILSHTKLNRQCNPLVSYPYGIPRDIEYEKCSKCKGKKKQHTIKYNKKKNKNLKRDTPSYESNFFVSRLKSEYNNSNEQPYINIEKKNDNGDDISKIIYDIENIKDKSKRESYEDTYSIPMGKENIIYDYSNSSRNSYNIIKELSKPRYENLDNFPMQYIDTHDNDDSSMYYYSYNEKENFNSQEKLKKKNLDLKDLHINDEVNISNKYKRENDKKYEHKDVGESSSSLNSEEKHEIDNIISKYNNNKNNNIQKDNNKKMNFIDNTIINTDKKGKKDLLIMLINDLTHGKIKYKKAKNDEKYKMNHENKIKRENIIKKENVLKNDHILKNTQQNLKQVKICENENIFSKYNVMEIYKNQNSISTDNIKEKNTSKENSHHRKGHGKKKEMEVEHYHRYCKSGNGKNGKNEKEKNHEDAKIKRVYYKNSLELPKSNEQDMYESNLLKKKSFNPKKNKKVSIEKEPIIFKKSKDDQSKIAKQIIARAKTMKMKRIGTINFPTKNSNNMSLKKRNTLKKLNTMVESKFKKQNTTVLKKRKTMPRLHLTKPPNPVIFINKKKLLKAQKSVHIQDNNKKNKNKNNINSNSNNNNINRKKILSRSKTKVYINNKSKIFKKADVKMVSKNPFNILTSNNSLSSNSEDEKDKNIIKKENARNNNKNLNIPSKKDNPHINNHSVRNKLKSKKDELFQNILSLTKNMKEQPLKKTYHEHINHKDLLSLTSKNSDETYDNSVSGAL
- a CDS encoding putative exonuclease, with amino-acid sequence MNLLNYTHNYICIIKYKHFYQNLLNIQFFKHFKCIEKIGLLKRFYSTKFISKEYEKYDRYNNDKKCIILKNAQSVSKDIKIIENEKECEEAAEEINKSEIIAVDFEGTNLGRYGKVCLMQVYIEKKNIYEQSDNIVQKYYIFDLLKTSVIKSAQKIIENKKTLKLIHDCREDSSALYNQLGIKLENVYDTSRAHILLMEKQKKNDIYQVSFSQLINDYLGINDDSLSVIKKEMYKNEKIWETRPLSNISIIYALKNVKYLYKLYNIFDKLLPKKLVLEKSKDFVNYCYLNYEYKLPSDLAKRGNIVEAMLVSKSLLNCVFKLNSTRKGMACTPSTIAHFVDVKIGDVVLCVVSNKSINQKILYLCKHDDVYDYWNLKERPRDKFKPSIHEHATDPMITFCNEEHSS